Below is a genomic region from Granulibacter bethesdensis CGDNIH1.
GAGATCTATCGCCTCCGCGGTCTGGATGCTCCCCTCGCACGACAGGTTGCAGAGCAATTGATGCGCCGCGATCCTCTCTCCGCCCATGCCAGGGATGAGTTGGGCATGACCGAGGACGGAGCGGCCCGTCCGGTGCAGGCGGCTTTGGCCTCGGCGGCCTCCTTCGCCTGTGGTGCGGCCCTGCCATGGCTGGCAGCGGCACTGGCCCCTGATCCCTACGATGCGGCAGGGCAGAGCACGGGACAGACAAGCGTGATCTGGACCGTCTCGGCCGTGTCGCTGCTGGCATTGCTGCTGCTGGGTCTGGCGGGAGCATGGGCCGGCAATGCGCCGAAGCTGCGGGCGGCGATGCGGGTGTTGCTGTGGGGTGTGCTCGCCATGGCCGCCACCGCGATCACCGGCCATCTGTTCGGTGGTGTGGTGGGTTAAAGCTCCAGCGTCTGGCTGCGCACCAGCCGGGCGTACAGCCCGTCCTGCTCCATCAGGGCCGTATGGGTGCCCTGCTCCG
It encodes:
- a CDS encoding VIT1/CCC1 transporter family protein; this encodes MRSRIRHRETHATERLGWLRATVLGANDGILSTASLMVGVASATSPGSGRGAILLAGLSALIAGAMSMAAGEYVSVSSQSDSERADLAREKKELDADWHGELDELTEIYRLRGLDAPLARQVAEQLMRRDPLSAHARDELGMTEDGAARPVQAALASAASFACGAALPWLAAALAPDPYDAAGQSTGQTSVIWTVSAVSLLALLLLGLAGAWAGNAPKLRAAMRVLLWGVLAMAATAITGHLFGGVVG